The Papaver somniferum cultivar HN1 chromosome 3, ASM357369v1, whole genome shotgun sequence genome includes a region encoding these proteins:
- the LOC113360286 gene encoding uncharacterized protein LOC113360286 encodes MVQAEHSDTQDTETDEEVFEEAVESPMESDMEISLHALTGNTNGDTIRIPVFLKRQSISILVDTGSTTSFIDCALAAKLNCKVEHTAHMLVTVANGSRFTEDFRLLPLGGCDMVLRADWLRKLGDVVFNLSKLNISFLHDGKQITLTGTPSPPSLLSMSSAAVKNFFTKTAHGLIGQLFYVSTSTPTPSAPPPLLPLLNEFQDIFAEPTSLPPHRALDHYIPLKPDSQPPNLRPYRCPYIQKIDLRDGYHQILVHPADIHKTAFRTHHGRYEFKVMPFGLTNAPATFQTLMNDIFGPYLRKFVLVFFDDILIYNTSMEEHLEHLRIVFSLLRQHQLFPMMSKCSFGQSQLEYLGRIITTEGVCADPQKIADMLRWPTPTSIKQLRGFLGLTGYYRKFVRNYGTLSKPLTDLPKKNSFHGTQMLLLLLSNLKMQ; translated from the exons ATGGTCCAAGCTGAACATTCTGATACTCAAGACACTGAGACGGATGAGGAAGTATTTGAGGAAGCCGTCGAATCTCCAATGGAATCTGATATGGAGATTTCACTCCATGCTCTTACTGGTAATACTAATGGTGATACTATACGTATTCCTGTTTTTCTTAAACGCCAATCTATATCTATCCTTGTCGATACGGGTAGCACTACTAGCTTTATTGATTGTGCCTTAGCTGCTAAGCTCAATTGTAAGGTGGAGCATACTGCACACATGTTGGTGACAGTTGCAAATG GGTCTCGTTTCACAGAAGACTTTAGACTGCTACCACTTGGAGGGTGTGATATGGTCTTAAGGGCTGACTGGTTGCGCAAGCTAGGTGATGTGGTATTTAATCTTTCTAAACTCAACATTTCTTTTCTTCATGATGGGAAACAGATCACCTTAACTGGTACTCCCTCCCCTCCCTCCTTATTATCAATGAGTAGTGCAGCTGTTAAGAATTTTTTCACCAAAACTGCACATGGGCTTATTGGTCAGCTGTTTTATGTATCTACTTCCACTCCTACACCTTCAGCCCCTCCACCTTTGTTACCACTTCTTAATGAATTTCAAGACATTTTTGCTGAACCCACCTCATTGCCTCCTCATAGAGCTTTGGATCATTATATTCCCTTGAAACCTGATTCTCAACCACCTAATCTCAGACCCTATAGGTGCCCTTATATCCAAAAG ATTGATTTACGTGATGGCTATCATCAGATCTTGGTGCACCCTGCCGACATCCACAAAACTGCCTTTAGAACTCACCATGGACGCTATGAGTTCAAggtcatgccatttggtcttACAAATGCACCAGCTACCTTCCAAACCCTTATGAATGATATTTTTGGTCcttatttgaggaagtttgtcttAGTCTTTTTTGATGACATTCTTATCTACAACACTTCCATGGAAGAACACTTGGAGCATTTAAGAATCGTCTTTTCTCTACTCAGACAGCACCAGCTTTTTCCAATGATGTCTAAGTGCAGTTTTGGTCAGTCCCAGCTGGAGTATTTGGGCCGTATTATCACCACTGAAGGAGTATGTGCTGACCCACAGAAAATTGCTGATATGTTGAGATGGCCAACACCTACTTCTATCAAGCAATTAAGAGGGTTTTTGGGGTTAACAGGCTATTATAGAAAATTTGTCAGAAATTATGGCACTCTCAGCAAGCCTCTCACTGATCTACCCAAAAAGAACTCCTTTCATGGAACTCAGATGCTACTTCTGCTTTTGAGCAACTTAAAGATGCAATGA
- the LOC113360287 gene encoding uncharacterized protein LOC113360287, which translates to MSPFQAMYGCLPPHMAFPSTATTTIAVVETYMKERDAMLDILKESLHKAQERMKFYADKSRVDRVFAVGDMVYLNLQPYRKASVSLRNFFKLSAKFYGPFPVVQKIGSVAYKLQLPLDARIHPVFHVSQLKMPIGKTHIPSPSLPIVDHAGEIIMRPENILQSRTMPVGKQLHRQILIQWTNSCPEDATWEDLTSIRSHYLNFILEDKDIFQKRAMT; encoded by the coding sequence ATGTCACCATTTCAAGCCATGTATGGTTGTCTCCCTCCCCACATGGCTTTTCCCTCAACTGCAACAACTACAATAGCTGTTGTAGAAACTTATATGAAAGAAAGAGATGCAATGCTAGATATCCTGAAGGAATCTCTTCATAAAGctcaagagaggatgaaattttATGCTGATAAATCCAGAGTTGACAGGGTATTTGCTGTGGGAGATATGGTTTACTTGAATCTCCAACCATATAGGAAGGCTTCAGTCTCCTTAAGAAATTTTTTTAAGCTGTCAGCCAAATTCTATGGTCCCTTCCCTGTGGTGCAGAAAATTGGGTCAGTGGCATATAAATTGCAGCTTCCCTTAGATGCCAGAATCCATCCTGTGTTCCATGTGTCTCAGCTGAAAATGCCCATTGGTAAGACGCATATTCCATCACCTTCTCTTCCCATTGTTGATCATGCTGGTGAAATTATCATGAGGCCTGAGAATATCCTTCAATCCAGAACCATGCCGGTTGGCAAACAACTTCATCGTCAAATCCTCATCCAATGGACCAATTCTTGCCCTGAAGATGCTACTTGGGAAGACCTCACTTCCATCAGATCACACTACCTAaattttatccttgaggacaaggatatttTTCAGAAGAGGGCCATGACATAG